One window of the Gambusia affinis linkage group LG13, SWU_Gaff_1.0, whole genome shotgun sequence genome contains the following:
- the LOC122842530 gene encoding rab11 family-interacting protein 2, whose translation MSLAEQSQKWFPTHVQATVLQASGLQPKGKNGTNDAYTIIQLGKEKYSTSVAEKTADPVWKEEASFELPGLLLEGNPEVYVLSLTVMHRSLVGMDKFLGQKTINLNEMFDNKQRKKTDWFSLESKPGKKKKDRGRIEVSIQFMRNNMTASMFDLSMKEKPRSPFSKLKNKVKGRKNDGGGSYGDTSSAILPRSVVCDLESSGRPAAAETKPEPKAKRPLLSGAQKLSAAHSMSDLIGNHFRPKLDSMNSIEESGSTGGPHRRSQSEVPGYQDGEAHSDPFTDISDTLPQKYATLPRNRNPFEGERGQQPWERAERREKKEKVSLLERVTGKKEGRRAGNGGRSGSSGDLRSPNPFSADAAADTNPFSFSYKTSDNKQTGNEDGLFGQKRKDIFGKKNVAPPDTAANYSNLTFDEVVQELIKQKEVVRKKDAHIRELEDYIDNLLVRVMEETPSILRTPYEPKKKAGKLSKKKS comes from the exons ATGTCCCTGGCTGAGCAGTCTCAGAAGTGGTTTCCAACCCATGTCCAAGCCACCGTTCTTCAGGCGTCTGGTTTACAGCCCAAAGGCAAAAATGGCACCAACGATGCCTACACCATCATCCAGCTGGGGAAGGAGAAGTACTCCACGTCAGTGGCGGAGAAGACGGCCGACCCCGTCTGGAAGGAGGAGGCGTCCTTTGAGCTGCCCGGTCTGCTTCTGGAGGGGAACCCCGAAGTGTACGTGCTGTCGCTCACAGTGATGCACCGCTCATTGGTGGGGATGGACAAATTCCTGGGCCAGAAGACGATCAACCTCAACGAAATGTTTGATAACAAGCAACGAAAGAAAACCGA CTGGTTCTCCTTGGAGTCCAAGccggggaagaagaagaaggaccGGGGTCGGATCGAGGTCAGCATCCAGTTCATGAGGAACAACATGACGGCCAGCATGTTCGACCTCTCCATGAAGGAGAAGCCGCGCTCGCCTTTCTCCAAGCTGAAGAACAAGGTGAAAGGTCGTAAAAATGACGGCGGGGGTAGCTACGGCGACACGTCTTCGGCCATCTTGCCCCGCTCTGTCGTTTGCGACTTGGAGTCGAGCGGCCGGCCGGCGGCGGCGGAGACGAAGCCGGAACCGAAGGCGAAGCGGCCGCTGCTGTCCGGGGCCCAGAAGCTGTCAGCGGCCCACTCCATGTCCGACCTCATCGGGAACCACTTCCGACCCAAACTGGACTCCATGAACTCCATCGAAGAGAGCG GAAGTACAGGTGGCCCTCACCGGCGTTCCCAGAGTGAGGTGCCTGGATACCAGGACGGAGAAGCACACAGTGACCCTTTCACTGATATCAGTGACACCCTGCCACAGAAGTATGCCACGCTCCCACGCAACCGCAACCCGTTTGAGGGCGAGCGGGGGCAGCAGCCGTGGGAGCGGGCGGAGCGGagggagaaaaaggagaaggtCAGCCTGCTGGAACGTGTGACGGGGAAGAAGGAGGGCCGCAGGGCCGGCAACGGGGGCCGATCCGGAAGCTCCGGAGACCTGCGCTCTCCCAACCCGTTCAGCGCCGACGCCGCGGCCGACACCAACCCGTTCAGCTTCAGCTACAAAACCAG tgaCAACAAGCAGACGGGAAACGAGGACGGCCTCTTTGGGCAGAAGAGGAAGgacatttttggcaaaaaaaat GTGGCGCCACCTGACACGGCAGCCAACTACAGCAACCTGACCTTTGACGAGGTCGTCCAGGAACTCATCAAGCAGAAGGAAGTGGTCCGGAAGAAAGACGCGCACATCCGGGAGCTGGAAGACTACATCGACAACCTGCTGGTCCGCGTCATGGAGGAGACGCCCAGCATCCTACGGACTCCCTACGAGCCCAAAAAGAAGGCCGGTAAACTCTCAAAAAAGaagagctaa